CATGACATACTGATAGTCGGAGATCGTTTTGACCTTTTGCAATCTGGCCGAATACTTTTTATAGCGCGGATCTTGTAAGGATGTGATGCCGACTTTTTCGAGTATTTCGCTGAAATCTTTTTTGAAAATATCCGATACTGGGACCCAGAGTGGATCGTTTTGCAATGCACGGCTTGCCACTACAAAAGTTCTCTTTCTCATCTCTTCTTGAATATCGCGCTCTGCGGTTTCTTCGTCCTCAACATCTTCCAAATCAGCGGTGAAGTCGCCATTATTTTCGTCTACTTCTGTGATTTCTACCGGCGGACCCTCGGGGTGCTCTAAATTAAAAAGAATGTCGATTGGCCGCTTGCGGTTTCTGACATGAACTGGCTCGCCACCCAAGACCGCAGATAAGGAGGTGATTCTTTGCTGACCATCGAGTAGTAATATTTTTTGGGAAATCGTAGGAGTTCTTGTGGCTTGCACGGCAAGTTCTCGTGTCTCAATTTCTTCGTCAGTTTCCCAAACCAAAATAGTCCCCGAGGGATACCCGCGATAGAGGGAGTCGAGAAGATCGCGCACTCGGGTTGCTGGCCAGACATACCGGCGTTGCATCTCGGGGAGAGTGAGCTCGCCGCGCTGAACCTTATCGACTAATTCACGAACTGATATATCTGTTTTTGGCATAGGTTAACAAGTTGATAAATTGATTGTATCAAGGATGACAAAATATGACAATCTCTTTTTAGTTATCCACTTAGCATCGCTTAGCAGAATTTAAGAAATAGAGTAAAATGACAAAATATGACAGGTAGAGTATAATGAACCTATAAGCATATGCCTGTGGAGAAATTTCTAACAATTAAAGAAGTTGCCAAAAAACTGCGTGTCAGCGAACGCTCGGTGATGCGCTATATTAAGGCGAAAAAACTGGTCGCCTCAAAAATGGGTCAATGGAGAATAAAAGACGGCGACCTTGATCGTTTTTTTAATGCGCACACCAACTCTAAAAAGAAGTAAATATGAAAAATTTAAATAAATACGATATAGAATTTCTGATCGAGTGTTTAAAAAGCGGCAAGGAAATCCCAACAGAATATAAGTACGCGCTTTTTCCAACCAAGCAAAAAGAATACGAGCTTGTTTATGCCGGGAAAATGCGAAAAGAGGATGTGCTGGCAGACACCGAGGAAGCCAAGCCAGTGCCGCTCCAAATCGAAAAAGTTTTTAATGGCAAGAAATATCCACTTTACTCCAAAGATTGGCACAACCTTTTGGTTTTTGGCGATAATCTTCAAATCCTTAAAACCTTTAATGAGAATAAGGACCTGCTCGTCAAAAATAAAATTAAGGGGAAAGTAAAACTGATTTATATTGATCCGCCATTTGCAACGGAAGATGATTTCAGAGGAAATGGTGGAGCGAAAGCATATTCTGACAAAGCAAAAGGTGCTGAATTTGTTGAATTTTTGCGCCGCCGCTTAATAGTAGCAAAGGAAGTGTTGGCAGATGACGGTACAATTTGGGTTCATTTGGATCATCGCAAAGCAGAATACATAAAAGTTTTAATGGATGAAATTTTTCCAAGTTGTTATCTTAATACAATTTATTGGCGTAGTCAGGTGGCAAGGGGCGCAAAAGTTAATGCTGAATTTTTACCAAAAAGTTGCCAACAGATTTTAGTTTACAAAAAGCGCACTGATGCAAAGCCCTTGTGGGAAGCACCCAAAAGGGAAATTATTTTGACGGAAGAAGAAATTAAACAAGAAGGCAGTTATAAACAAGACGAAAAAGGAAATTACTTTAGAACATCGGACCCGGGATCATATTCATTTGAAAGCCTGCTTGACTTTTACAAGCAAGGTCGCATTTATGTGAGCTATGGCGGTAAAGTGATTTTTGATAACAAAAAAAAGGAAGTAAAAACGACAAAAGGGAAAATCGGCATAAAGTATTATGCTGAAGGTTTGGGCGGCGGAAAGTATAAAATTATAAGGTCAATCGATAATATTTGGACGGATATACCAGGACTTGGAACGGTGCCATCAGAAGATACTGGATATCCAACACAAAAAGTTGAAACTCTTTTAGAGAGGATCGTAAGTTCAACAACAAACACGGGCGATTTGGTAATGGATTTCTTTTCCGGGAGTGGAACAACGGCAATAGTCGCCGAAAAATTAGGTAGGCGTTGGGTTGCCTGTGATATCGGGAAGTTATCAATCTACACAATTCAAAAGCGATTATTAGAGATAGATCGGGGCCGAGATTTGATCGACTTAAAGAAAAAATATGGTAAGCCGGCAAAATCTTTCGCCATCGTTACTTCGGGGCTTTATGATCTTGGAAAGATTTTTGCTCTACAAAAAGATGAATATACTCGCTTCGTGAAAGATTTATTTGAAATTGAGGAAACGAAGGTTACAAAAATAGGTGGTGTCGAAATCGATGGGAAGAAGCGAGAATTTTACGCGAAAATCTTTCCATATTGGGAACTGAAAAATGCCAGCGTTGATGAAAAGTATTTGCAGGAATTACATAAGAGCATTGGCGGGAAAATTGATGAAAGATTTTACATAATCGCTCCCGCGAACAATGTAAATTTTATCAGCGATTATCACCAGATTGGCAATGTTCGGTATTATTTTCTCAAAGTACCGTACCAGATCATTAAAGAATTGCACAAGGTTCAGTTTAAGAAGTTTCGACAGCCACAAAGCAAAAGCCAAATCAATGATTTGGACGAGGCAATTGGTTTTCACTTTATTCGTCAGCCAGAAGTAAAATCAGAGGTTAAAAAGTTGAAAGATAAAATCGTTTTGAAAATCAAAAGATTTGAGTCCGCATATTCACAGGACGAAACCGGCGAAAAACTCAAAAACTTTGAAAGCTTGGCAATGTTGCTTTTGGATTTAAATTATGACGGCGAAAAGTTTATGATGACAAACTACTTTTTCGCACATGATTTGCTTAATCATAAGTCAAGCGATCAGGAAGAAAGCGAGGAAGAAATTAAAATGGAATTAAAGAAACAAAAAGAAATTATCAAAGAATTTCCGAGAAAAGATTGCGGTAAAGAAATTATGGCAATTTATGTTGATATTTACGGTAATGAATTTCGGGAAGTTTTTAAGGTTAAATAAACGCTATGACAGAAGGCATTAAAATATACAAAACACAGGACTTGGTTTTGCAAGTGAAGCAAAATTATAATCCCGCCAAGCTCAATTTGAAAAAATGGGTTGATTTTATTGATGTACTTTGCGGCGATAGAGAGTTTCAAAAAGAAGCGATCAGGGATTCGGTTATTTTTCTTGCGTCTGGAGAATATAACTCAATCGAAAGTTTAATTGAGGAAAACTTTAGAAAGAACGATGAACTACAGAAAAGATATAAAGATGTCCGTGACTATCAAAGAAATTTGCCATTACCCCATAAGCTTTCGGCTGTGATTGATTTGGCGACAGGGACAGGCAAAAGCTATGTTATTTATGGTATTGCGCAAATCGCGTTAGGACTTGGCTTGGTTGATAAGGTTCTGGTGCTTTGCCCATCGCTCACTATTGAGTCGGGCTTAAAAGAAAAGTTTGAGAAGCTTTCCGGGGATGACAAGATAAAGGCGACATTACCAGATAATACCGTTTTCAAAAATCCGAGAATTATTGATGCAAACAGCACAATTAAAAATGGCGACATTTGCGTTGAAAATATCCATGCCGTTTATGAGCGGACCGGCTCATCAATAAATGACAGTTTGAAGAAAAACGGGGAGCGCGTTTTGGTTTTGAACGATGAAGTTCATCATGCCTACAATTCATCAAGCGAGCAGGATATAAAAAAATGGAAAGCGTTTTTGCTGAGTCCCGATTTTAATTTCAAATATATTCTCGGTTTTACCGGCACGGCTTATATTGAAGATGAGTATTTTAATGATGTTATTTATCGCTACTCAATCCGCGAAGCTGTCGATGATAAAGTAATCAAGTCGGTTGATTATGTTGCGAAAGACGAGAATATAGACAAAAACGAGAAATTCCAAAAGATTTATGACAATCATGATGAATTTGTAAAAAAGTACCGGCTTATCAAGCCACTTACGATTTTAGTTACAAAAGATATTTCCAAAGCAAAAACACTTCGGGAAGATTTGATTGACTTTTTGGAAAAGCGGGAAAAAATATCGCGCAAGGCGGTTGAAAAAAAGGTTTTGATTGTTACTTCGCATAAAGATCACAAGAAAAATGTTTTGGAATTGAAAAATGTTGACGATAAGGATAATTCAGTTGAGTGGATTGTTTCCGTTTCTATGCTTACCGAGGGCTGGGATGTAAAAAATATTTTTCAAATCGTACCATGGGAGGATCGCGCTTTTAATTCAAAACTTTTAATTGCTCAGGTTTTAGGCCGAGGTCTGCGTATACCAGAAGAATATAAATCACCCCAGCCGAAGGTTAGGGTTTTCAATCATGACGCTTGGAGTCGGAACATTCGCGGCTTGGTTGATGAAATTTTAGAAATGGAAGTCCGTCTAACGAGTGAGGTTTTAACTTCTGGAGATCGGGCGAAATATCACTTTGATTTATACACGATTGACTATGAAAAGCAGGAAAAGGCCGTTAAGGCGGAGAAAGATACGGAAGTTTTTGATTACTCGAAGGGGTATATAAATTTAGTTGCTCAAGTCGAACAGATAGAAAGAGAAACTGAATATGAGGATTTGAGTGGCGTTATCAAGTCAAAAACAACGGCGATTCAAAAAGAAGTTTTTGGTGTTGACGATGTGGTGGCCAAGATCGTTGAAACTTTCGAGACGAGAGATTTTGAGGCAAAACTTAGATTTCCAAAGGGTGAATACGAAAAAGAACACTTGCCGCCAGAGAATGAAATAAAAGAGATCGTCATAACCTCAATGCGGAAAGTCGGGATAAAAAGCGGGGTGTTGACAGAAGATAATGCAAACAGAATCTTCAAAGCGTTTCAAACCCTTTTCAGAGCAAGGGGATCGACAATTGTTTTGGAACGAACAGCAAACAAGCCGAAGTTAATCGGCACGAAACAACTTGAAAAAGAAAATGTTGCCGTTGGAGCGATCAAACACGGCTCGACGGTTTTCTATACCGAAAATTTCAAAGACGAGTGTAAAAATGGAATGATCGATACCTTGCAAGACATAATCAGCGATGAAAATCTGCCGAGAAGCGCAAGCAAAGAAGTTAATCCTTATTGCTTCAAAACGCCAGTCAATGTCGTTTTGACAAAACTTGAACCCGAAAGAAGATTTGTTGAAACTTTAGTCAGTCCTCACTTGTGCGAGAAGTTAGATGCTTGGATAAAATCCCGTGATATGGGATTTTACAGCGTTGAGTATTCGTGGAGAAAAGGTGAGCACCCAACTCAGGGGAGTTTTAACCCCGATTTCTTTATTAGGATTGGTGAAAAAATCGTTGTTGTTGAAATAAAATCTGACGGTGATGATTCGGATGAAAACAAGGCAAAATATCGTTGGGCGAAAAAACATTTTGAGGACTTAAATAGTGAGTTGGCGGCCGCAAAAATCAAACAAAAATACTTTTTCCATTTCTTAAGCCCATCAAGCTATGTCGAATTTACAGAATACTTGTTCGATGGCAGATTATTCAAGGGAGAATTTAGATCGGCACTTGAAGATTTGCTTGAAAAAAATCATAGTGAATAACGATCTCAAGAAAATCTGCTCTTAAAAAATAATGCCCGGGAGGGCATTATTTCGTCTGGTGGGGAGTGTCGGTCCGATTGAGCCATTCCTGAAATTCTGCCTTTCTTTCTGGCGTTCCAGAGCGACCCAAAGAATTAAAAAGAGATTGAGCTTCGTTCTTGCTCGCACCCTTGAGTATTCCGGCGATCCATTTGAGATTTTTCTCGCCTTCAAGGTAAGAACGAAGGGAGTTTTTGACCCAACGACTTCCCGCCTCTTGTAATGAGATGTTTCTCGACATAGTAAAGCTACCTTAGCATTTTTTTGTTTTTTTATCAACTTGATAGACGGAATTTGACAATGTGGGCAACCTATTGACTTTTATTTAGTGAGGTAGTACCATTGGGGTAGTATTACCGAATTGAGGTCATTTTGTAGTACAATCGTAAACAACACATTTTTATGCCAAAACAACAAAATCCATTGGGTCGAAACCTCAAGTCGCTGAGAGAGAAGCGTGGTCTTTCGCAGGATCGATTAGCGAAGTTGGCGGATGTCTCAAACAATACGATCATTGGGATCGAGCAGGATGAGAATCCGAATCCGACACTTGAGACCCTCAAGAAAATAGCAAAAGCTCTTGAGGTAAGTATCGATGATTTGACCCGATAACCATATGCAATTTTTTAATATTTTCACCACGATCAGCCCTCAAGCGATAGAAGTCGCGCTCCTTTCGGTCGTGGCTATTTTATTAATAGGGGTGATCCTGTCGATCAGCAAACTCACTACTGGATTTTTGAAAGCACTAACTCACCTGCGTGATAGCTTCCGAGAGGAAATACGATTCTCCATCCAACCAAAAGTTATTGAGATGTCTTTAAGCGTGGAATCATTAGTTGAACTCGCCGTAGAGGTTTGGAGAATAGAGCAACGATTGGCAAAAGTTACTTCAGGACTTACCGATATCCAGAAGAAAGGGCTTGAGAGTTCGGTCCAAAAGCTGAAGCGATACTTGGAAAAATACGATTTAGAAATCCGAGATTATACCAATCAAAAATTCAACGAAGGCCTGAATTTGGATATTTTGTCAGTAGAAAAGGACCCGACAATTACCGAGCCGATAGTCAAAGAGACGGTTGAGCCAACGATCATGTGCAAAGGTCAGGTCGTGAAAAAAGCCAAAATCATACTCTTGAGCAATTAAACCTATGTCAAAACACAACGCGCAAAACATTCAAATCGGCATCGATTTGGGGACGACAAACTCCGAGATCGCCATTAATAATAACGGCAATGTTGAGCTGGTGAAAAATGTCTTCGGAGACGAATATACCCCGTCCGTTTTTGGAATTGATAAAGCGAAAAACAAGGTGGTTGGAAAAAGAGCATACGAGAGGTTGTACAAGGATGCTTCGGAGGATGAATTTTCAAATAACAAAGCAGAGGTAAAGCGTTTAATGGGAACTTCGGAAACTGTACGCTTCCCGAGGATCAATCAAGAAATGACCCCTGAGGAAATCTCGGCGGAAATATTAAAGAGCCTCAAGGAAGATGTATTGAGAAAGTACCCCGATTTTGAGACACGGACCGCCGTGATCACCATCCCGGCGTATTTTTCTACTCTGCAGGCAGAGGCGACCAAGAGAGCCGGCAATCTGGCGGGATTTGAGTATGCGGTATTGCTTCAAGAACCGATAGCGGCCGCAATGGCCTACGGGTTCATGAATGCGAAAAATGAGAACTGGATCATTTATGATCTTGGCGGCGGTACTTTCGATGTCGCGCTTATCTCGTCAAAGGACGGAGCATTGTCAGTGCTTGGCCATAATGGCGATAACTTTTTAGGGGGAAAGGATTTTGACTGGCTGATCGTGGACAAAGTTATCGTCCCCGCAATTTTAGAAAAACACGAAATAAAAGATTTCAATCGTGGCAATTCAAAATACAGAAGCGTGTTCGCAAAGCTGAAGTATATTGCCGAGAACGCGAAAATGTATTTGTCTCAATACGAAAAAACAAACCTTGAAATAGAGGGAATCGGAGATGATGACGATAGTAACGAAATTTATGTAACCGCTGAAATGACCCGTAAAGGATTTGAGCAACTCATAAAGCCGATGGTTGACCGAACAGTTGAGCTCGCTAAAGAGACAATCCAAGAGTCCGGGGTCAAACAATCGACTATTCACAAGATCATATTAGTAGGCGGTCCGACCCAAATCCCTTACATTAAAGACCGCTTGAATCGAGAATTTAAAATTACAGTCGATGCATCCGTAGACCCCTTGACGGTGGTTGCCCGCGGCGCATGCATATTTGCCGTCAGTCAGCGAATCCCCAAAGAATTCCTCAAGGAAAAGAAAGTGGCCGCTGGCGTGAAAACGCTGACGCTGAACTACGAATCGCTCACATCGGAAGAAGAAGTAACTGTGAGCGGTGTAGTCGAGCAACTGAAAAATTCAGATGATGAATATTATATTCAAATCCAAAGCGAGAGTGGATTCTATAGCGGATCGAAAATTAAGTTGAAGGGCGGCAAATTCTTCGACACGATTGCACTCGAACCGCACAAGACCAGCCTCTTCTGGGTTTACTTATTTGATAAGGATGGAAACTCTGTGCAAGTTGATCCCGATTCTTTCTCCATCACTCATGGACTTTCCGTAACCGGCGCACCAATACCGCACTCTATCGGTGTTGCCGTAGCAAAAAGAGATATGAGCAGTGGCTTTGCTCTTACTGAAATGTTTGAGCCGTTCTTCGAAAAAAACAGCGTTCTGCCCCTACGGACCACCAAAACATATAAGACGGTAAAGAGATTGAAAAAGGGAGATACCGAAAATGCTTTGCCAATTAAGGTATACGAGGGAGAATCCGAAACACCAGACCGCAATCACATTATTTGCGACCTTAAGATCACGGGAGAAAATTTGCCGTATGACCTGCCAGACGGCACCGAAGTGGAGATCAAGATAGAGGTCAATGAATCGAGAGAAGTAACGGTTGAAGCTTTTATTCCAACTATCGACTTATCTCTTAACGCGCGAGCCACAATCCACGCCGAAGATATTGATGTCAAGCAGATGGAGTCCGATCTCAATGCCCAACGGGAACGCATAAAAACCATTGAGGCGAACTGTACGGCGGAAGAAAAAGCAAAACTGGAAAACACTGTTCAATCAGTGAATACGAGCATAGGCAACGCCCACATCGATCAGGACGAAAAGCGGAAAGCGCACACACACCTGAAAGCTTTGAAAGTTAAGCTCGATCAGATCGAAAAAGCGAAAGAATTGCCGCAACTTACTAAAGAATTCAATGAGGGCATTGCTGATGTCCAGAAGGTCGTTGAAACACTCGGCGATGAGAAAGAGAAGGGCATGAATAATGACCAGCTAAAAACGCTGAAAGAAGAAGGCGAAAGAGCTATCGAAAGTAAAGATAAATACTTACTCATGCGAGTTAACGAACAGATCAAAGAGCTGGGCATACGGGTGGCATTGGCTAACCCGGCCATGTGGGTATACCACTTTGAGAAACTCACGACGGAAAACCATGCTTTCCTAAGCGAGAAGGAGGCGAGCTATTACATTTCTAAAGGGAAACGCGCGATAGAACTGGGCGATGTCGATGAACTCAAGAGGTGCGTCCATAGTTTGATGCTTCTGCTCCCGCCAGAAGAACAGGAAGCGATCCGCGGCAATCTTTCCGGCATCACTCACTAATATGCCCAAAACACTCAAAAACAATTCATACCACATTCTGGGACTTGATACTTCTGTAAGCCAGAGGGATGTTTTGAAGCGATCAAAGGAAATTATCAATCGCCTCAAGATTGACGATTTACCAGTGTATGATCTGGACTTGGATATTTTTGAGGATTTCCGAACGGAGGAGTCGGTAAAGGAAGCGGTCCAAAAATTATCCGCGCCCAAAAAGAGAATCAAAGAATATTTCTTCTGGTTTCAAATTGCGGATAGCGTTGACGAGCAAGCGGCCGGCCTTCTCAAGAGCAAGAATTATGCCGAAGCGAGCCGAGTTTGGGAGCACAACTCGGAGAAAGATACTGCGAAGTCGTTTCTATACAAAAAGAACCTTGCTATTTTGCACTGCCTGCTACTTTTCAAAAAGAACAGCAAAACAAATCTCACGCAATCGATGAAGATTTGGAAAGAACTTCTTGACTCCGATAAGTTTTGGAACGCATTCGCCAAAGTATATAAGCTTCATGACGAACTTGGCACAAGCCAGGAGATCATAGATGAGTTTAAATCAAACGCCATCTCTTATGTGGCGGATATTTATACTGAACTCGGGCATTTCCACAATGATAATTCGTATGTCGCGGAAAGCTCCAAGATTCTTGAAGCCAAAGGGGCGGCAACAGAAAAAACTGTCCTGAATCCAATCTATCAGAGCATCGCAGAGGTGGTGGATCAATTGGAATCGTTGAAGGTTAGCGAGGACGGGATGATTGATAAAAAGGAAGCGCAGACGATCAAGACGCTGATCGGGAAACTTCAAGGTGAGTTCAACAAGCTTATTGAGATAGGCCTGTACGAAGATAGCCAATCCAAAGCGATCAGGGATAGAGCCGCAAACGCCATTCGAGTCGTTGTGCTGGATTTGCATAATAATCTCAGCGAGACAGACAAGGCAATTGCATTAATGAATGTTGCATTAAAGATTTCCGGCACCGCCGGCCTTGAGTCAAAGGTAAAACATGATATCCGGGTACTCGAAGAAACAAAGAAAAATGCTGGCCTTATTGCTCCTGTTGCCAATCTGGTAGCCGAAGAAAAATATGAAGAGGCGTTGAGACAGATTGAATCAGATAGGAAAAAGTTCAGTGGCAATGCCGAATTGCAGGAATTTTACGATGGACAGAAAAAGCTCTGCATAAGCATGCTTGCACTAAATAAATACAAACAAGCCCGGGATTATTTTGATAAACAGCAAGAAGATAAAGCAAAGCCGTTATTTGATGAAGCGGGCAAGCTGATTCATGACAACATTAATCTCTTCAACTTTAATAATAAAGTTATTGACGAGATGGTTGAGGAGATTAAATCCAACATGGCAAAAGTGAATCTCAATAACTTGAGTCAATTTGACGAATACAGAAATTCTTACATCAATCTTGCGAAAGAAAAATTTGAGGGCCAGCTTGAGCAGGGAGCCTTTATCGTGCTGATCGACGCTCACATCTATGGCGGCTTAACTGGATTCATGAAAGGGGCGCGGCAAAAGAACAATGTGGCCAATATTTTATATACCCTCGGATGGATAACTGTCTGGTTTTATGGGATCGGCCTGATTTTCTTCATAGCCGGCTGGGTTTACAAAAATCGAAATACATAAATTTATGTCTGACAAAGAACGATTAAAATTTGATCTTGATTTTTTAGAGAAAGAACAGGAAAAACCTGCCGATGCAAAGCCGGCAGAGGTTCACAAACCGGCCGAGACGACCGGCGAGAAGTTACCCCTTATCGAATACATAAAAGCGATTTTTAAGGACTTCCCGGCATTTTGCAATAAATATCTTCGGGTAAAAAATCCGCCCTATCTGTTCTTTATTATCTGGGCTGTTGGAGTGGCAACTGCTATTGATCGAATGAGCGACTACGGGGGCAGTACTTGGCTCGAAGTTTGGGCTATCGTTTTAATCGGTGGACTCGTAGCGGGGTATTTGCAATATTGGATCGGTGGCGCAATTTATCACTTGCGGGTCAAGTGGTCGAAAGGCGGCGACAATTATGATGCATCCAGAAACATCAATATGTTTTCTGGGATACCAGTTGCGATCGCCAGCATTGGCTCCTTACTTCTGAATACAATTGTTTATGGGAATGATTACTTTAAATCCGGCGAGGGCAATTCTTTGGATATACTGTTCTTCTTTGTAATAGTCACCGCGATAGCATACTCCATTCGATTAAGCTACAAAGGAGTCATGTTTATTCAGCAAACAGAGAAAACCAGAGCCATGATTTGGTTTGTCGTATTGCCGGCAATTTTCTATGTTTTGATATTTTCGGCCGCAATTTTTAATAAACTATGAGCGATAAAGATAAAAAGTTAGATTTTGATCTGAGGTTTCTGGACGAGGAATCGCCTAAACCGAAACAAGCGATTCGAAAGGATCGCGCAAAACCACAATCAGAGACCGCCAGCTCAATTAACTGGAATTGGAAAACAATATCGATAATTGCCGGCGTAATCATAGTGATAATTTGGATCGCTTCTTCGGAAGATAGCACTACGCCAACATCAACTTATACGCCGCCGAGCACTAATCAAGTCAGAAACATATCTGCCGATGACGATAGTGTTGAATACGGAGAATATAGATGCTCGCGATACCATTATGATAAAGCTGTTGCGCTGTCTCCGAGCGAAAGCGAGCAAACCTTAAATAGCGCACAATTTTCTATGGATACTCGAGCCAGCGAATTGGAGCGATTGCAAAGAGAAATCGAGTACAGTGATGTCAACGATTATTCGTCACAATGGGAAATCGATGACTACAACGAAAAAGTAAATACATATAATTACAAACTCACTTCTTACAAACGAGATGCCACTGCACTTGACTCTCGCATCGATAGGTTTAATGCTCAAGTAGCGGTCCACAATAATTATCTCACTCAAAATTGCACACCAAGATAAAAAATATGTCAGCACCAACCAAACCAATTTTATACAACAGCTTCAAGATTAAAGAAGGACTCACGATTAAAAATCGTGTAGAGAAGGTATTCTTTACCGAAGTATATCAGTTGTCAGATGACAGCTACTTTTACTTACTTTTGAACATTAAGCCGAATGAGATTGTAGACAGAGGTAAAAAATACGAACTTATAAAAGTACAGCATGGCGGCAACGAATATGTCGGTATTATTACCAAAGAACATTCTCACGAAAAGGTCACTCAGATTATTGAGGATCTGACGGTTATGCGAGGTTTTGATTGTGTTGCCGGCATGAAGGAATTGAAAGCCCTTCTAATCAATGATGTAATCAGCCCACTTTTGCACCCTGAAAAATTCAAGAAGTTTAAATTATCGATTCCGAACGGAATTTTGCTCTTCGGACCGCCCGGCTGTGGCAAAACTTTTATTGTTAGAAAACTCGCGGAAGAAATGAGTTACAATTTTATTGAGCTAAAACCCTCTGATGTGGCTACGCCTTATGTGCATGGCGCCGTTTCGAATATTGCCAAGGTTTTCGAAATGGCGAAGTTAAAAGCACCCTCAATTATTTTTATAGATGAGATCGAGGGATTGCTTCCCAAGAGAGAAGAATTGAGCTCCAGCGCGGACATTAAGAAAGAGGAGATCAATCAATTCTTAATGGAGTTGAATGATGCCGGCAATAACAAGATTTTGGTTGTCGGAGCGACAAATCGTCCTCATATGATCGACACCGCAATCTTGCGATCAGGGAGAATGGACAAGCGAATCTATGTGCCGCCGCCAGATTTTGAGGCGCGCAATGAATTATTCAAAATTTCTTTGTCCGGCCGGCCGTATGATAAAAATATCGACTTCGAAAAGTTGGCCAAGCTAACAGAAAACTTTGTAAGTTCCGATGTAGAGTTGATTGTTACGGAAGCGGCTCGTGCCGCTGTAGCCGGGAACATGGCTCTCATTGATGAAAAACTAATCCGCACAATTATAGAAAGATTCACTCCCTCTGTGACAGAGGAGCAGGTTGAATATTACGAGCAGT
This region of Patescibacteria group bacterium genomic DNA includes:
- a CDS encoding helix-turn-helix domain-containing protein — its product is MPVEKFLTIKEVAKKLRVSERSVMRYIKAKKLVASKMGQWRIKDGDLDRFFNAHTNSKKK
- a CDS encoding site-specific DNA-methyltransferase, whose amino-acid sequence is MKNLNKYDIEFLIECLKSGKEIPTEYKYALFPTKQKEYELVYAGKMRKEDVLADTEEAKPVPLQIEKVFNGKKYPLYSKDWHNLLVFGDNLQILKTFNENKDLLVKNKIKGKVKLIYIDPPFATEDDFRGNGGAKAYSDKAKGAEFVEFLRRRLIVAKEVLADDGTIWVHLDHRKAEYIKVLMDEIFPSCYLNTIYWRSQVARGAKVNAEFLPKSCQQILVYKKRTDAKPLWEAPKREIILTEEEIKQEGSYKQDEKGNYFRTSDPGSYSFESLLDFYKQGRIYVSYGGKVIFDNKKKEVKTTKGKIGIKYYAEGLGGGKYKIIRSIDNIWTDIPGLGTVPSEDTGYPTQKVETLLERIVSSTTNTGDLVMDFFSGSGTTAIVAEKLGRRWVACDIGKLSIYTIQKRLLEIDRGRDLIDLKKKYGKPAKSFAIVTSGLYDLGKIFALQKDEYTRFVKDLFEIEETKVTKIGGVEIDGKKREFYAKIFPYWELKNASVDEKYLQELHKSIGGKIDERFYIIAPANNVNFISDYHQIGNVRYYFLKVPYQIIKELHKVQFKKFRQPQSKSQINDLDEAIGFHFIRQPEVKSEVKKLKDKIVLKIKRFESAYSQDETGEKLKNFESLAMLLLDLNYDGEKFMMTNYFFAHDLLNHKSSDQEESEEEIKMELKKQKEIIKEFPRKDCGKEIMAIYVDIYGNEFREVFKVK
- a CDS encoding DEAD/DEAH box helicase family protein — encoded protein: MTEGIKIYKTQDLVLQVKQNYNPAKLNLKKWVDFIDVLCGDREFQKEAIRDSVIFLASGEYNSIESLIEENFRKNDELQKRYKDVRDYQRNLPLPHKLSAVIDLATGTGKSYVIYGIAQIALGLGLVDKVLVLCPSLTIESGLKEKFEKLSGDDKIKATLPDNTVFKNPRIIDANSTIKNGDICVENIHAVYERTGSSINDSLKKNGERVLVLNDEVHHAYNSSSEQDIKKWKAFLLSPDFNFKYILGFTGTAYIEDEYFNDVIYRYSIREAVDDKVIKSVDYVAKDENIDKNEKFQKIYDNHDEFVKKYRLIKPLTILVTKDISKAKTLREDLIDFLEKREKISRKAVEKKVLIVTSHKDHKKNVLELKNVDDKDNSVEWIVSVSMLTEGWDVKNIFQIVPWEDRAFNSKLLIAQVLGRGLRIPEEYKSPQPKVRVFNHDAWSRNIRGLVDEILEMEVRLTSEVLTSGDRAKYHFDLYTIDYEKQEKAVKAEKDTEVFDYSKGYINLVAQVEQIERETEYEDLSGVIKSKTTAIQKEVFGVDDVVAKIVETFETRDFEAKLRFPKGEYEKEHLPPENEIKEIVITSMRKVGIKSGVLTEDNANRIFKAFQTLFRARGSTIVLERTANKPKLIGTKQLEKENVAVGAIKHGSTVFYTENFKDECKNGMIDTLQDIISDENLPRSASKEVNPYCFKTPVNVVLTKLEPERRFVETLVSPHLCEKLDAWIKSRDMGFYSVEYSWRKGEHPTQGSFNPDFFIRIGEKIVVVEIKSDGDDSDENKAKYRWAKKHFEDLNSELAAAKIKQKYFFHFLSPSSYVEFTEYLFDGRLFKGEFRSALEDLLEKNHSE
- a CDS encoding helix-turn-helix domain-containing protein, giving the protein MPKQQNPLGRNLKSLREKRGLSQDRLAKLADVSNNTIIGIEQDENPNPTLETLKKIAKALEVSIDDLTR